The following proteins come from a genomic window of Paenibacillus swuensis:
- the ytfJ gene encoding GerW family sporulation protein produces MTEHPIQGLMQTAMENIKDMVDVNTIVGDPVETVDGTVILPISKVGFGFAAGGSEFAAEEGHGHGLHDHAKVAMPFGGGSGGGISITPIAFLVVGPTGIKVVSLDNQTHILERLIDSAPSVVEKIQGMMKGNTGNNSDTTDEGNTTNIIV; encoded by the coding sequence ATGACAGAACATCCGATACAAGGCTTGATGCAAACCGCAATGGAAAATATTAAAGATATGGTGGACGTAAATACAATTGTCGGGGATCCGGTTGAAACGGTGGACGGAACTGTGATTTTGCCTATTAGTAAAGTGGGCTTTGGTTTCGCTGCCGGCGGTAGTGAATTTGCTGCGGAAGAAGGTCACGGTCATGGTCTGCATGATCATGCCAAGGTAGCTATGCCGTTCGGCGGCGGCAGCGGCGGCGGGATATCCATTACCCCGATTGCTTTCCTGGTTGTAGGGCCAACCGGCATTAAAGTCGTATCGTTGGATAACCAGACGCACATCCTGGAACGGCTTATTGATTCGGCTCCAAGTGTAGTGGAGAAGATTCAAGGGATGATGAAGGGAAATACCGGTAACAACTCGGATACGACTGACGAAGGAAACACAACAAACATTATTGTTTAA
- a CDS encoding DUF2953 domain-containing protein, which produces MTLLIILSIVALLFVIVLMSSVHIHLRVSRILNDDRIVADARALFGLITYRYEVKNMDFKGFKKGIQVKQEQQNPLKKGKESGGKVDKDLVKKYYDKFKIMLQHITDLFGLGRKILARVRVTEFRWRTTVGLGDAVETAMTTGLVWALKGTLSGFALKYVRLIKRPELSVWPVYNKPHFTSELECRAQVRIGVMMYYGVILLTRITKERKAKQGQPGWEDRVSEA; this is translated from the coding sequence ATGACGCTGCTAATTATTCTCTCTATTGTTGCATTATTGTTTGTGATTGTTCTTATGAGCTCCGTTCATATTCACCTGAGGGTCTCCCGAATCCTGAATGATGACCGGATTGTCGCGGATGCCAGAGCGTTGTTCGGGCTGATTACATATCGTTATGAAGTGAAGAATATGGATTTTAAAGGTTTTAAGAAAGGCATTCAAGTTAAACAGGAACAACAAAATCCTTTGAAGAAAGGAAAAGAAAGCGGCGGTAAAGTCGATAAAGATTTGGTGAAGAAATACTATGATAAATTCAAGATTATGTTACAGCATATAACGGATTTATTTGGGTTGGGCCGCAAAATATTAGCGAGAGTTCGTGTAACGGAGTTTCGTTGGAGAACTACAGTAGGATTGGGCGATGCAGTAGAGACCGCGATGACAACAGGGCTGGTGTGGGCCTTAAAAGGGACGTTAAGCGGTTTTGCCTTAAAATATGTAAGGTTGATCAAACGTCCTGAACTATCCGTTTGGCCGGTGTATAACAAACCTCATTTCACATCGGAGTTGGAATGCAGAGCCCAGGTGCGAATAGGAGTGATGATGTATTACGGTGTCATTCTGTTGACTCGAATTACGAAAGAACGAAAAGCTAAACAGGGTCAACCCGGTTGGGAAGACCGCGTTTCAGAAGCTTAG
- the scpB gene encoding SMC-Scp complex subunit ScpB, with amino-acid sequence MNYQQLKSIIEGLLFVSGDEGIDAKQIAEVTEQDINVITDIVQDMKTDFAKEQRGMQIIEIAGAFQLTTLPAHAPYFERLAFQPQRGTLSQASLETLAIVAYKQPITRVEIEEIRGVKSDRALQTLNAKDLIHEVGRAEAVGRPILYGTTKSFLDYFGLPSLSELPETAAFDNDHDLEEETRMLFDRLDTRQLTIDDVDK; translated from the coding sequence ATGAATTATCAACAGCTGAAATCGATTATTGAGGGGCTGTTGTTCGTCTCCGGTGACGAAGGTATCGATGCCAAGCAGATTGCTGAAGTAACGGAGCAAGACATTAACGTAATAACAGATATTGTGCAAGATATGAAAACGGACTTTGCTAAAGAGCAGAGGGGAATGCAGATCATTGAAATTGCGGGAGCGTTTCAACTGACCACCTTACCGGCGCATGCTCCTTATTTCGAGCGGTTGGCTTTTCAACCGCAACGGGGCACATTATCGCAAGCCTCCTTGGAAACGTTAGCTATTGTTGCCTACAAACAACCGATTACCCGAGTTGAAATTGAAGAGATTCGCGGAGTGAAATCGGATCGTGCGCTACAGACGCTGAATGCTAAGGACCTGATCCACGAGGTAGGGCGCGCCGAAGCCGTAGGTCGGCCCATTTTGTACGGAACGACCAAGTCTTTCCTGGATTACTTTGGATTGCCCAGTCTTTCAGAGTTGCCGGAAACAGCCGCTTTTGACAATGATCATGATCTGGAAGAAGAAACCCGCATGCTGTTTGACCGCTTGGATACACGGCAGTTGACGATTGATGATGTGGATAAATAA
- a CDS encoding segregation/condensation protein A, which translates to MSMLYKLQSFEGPLDLLLHLIDKSEIDIYNIPIAEITEQYLSYLHSMQELELDVTSEFLVMAATLLSIKSKLLLPKPPVMDYEMDEYFDDDYDPRAELVQKLVEYRKYKGIAEHLREKELERSLIYSREPEDLSPFIPDIKENPVKGLHVTDLMIAFQRALKKAAAQHSVARIRRDEISVKDRMKDVVNWLRERGGKLLFSKLFAREMGREEIVVTFLALLELMKMKQISCYQNKLFDDIVIHSKANREETEDLDGIDELSTAEIDY; encoded by the coding sequence ATGTCAATGCTCTATAAATTGCAATCGTTTGAAGGTCCGCTGGATTTGCTGTTGCATCTGATCGATAAATCCGAAATTGATATATACAACATACCTATCGCCGAAATCACGGAACAATATTTAAGCTATCTGCATTCCATGCAGGAGCTGGAACTGGATGTAACAAGCGAATTTCTCGTCATGGCCGCAACGTTGTTGTCAATTAAGAGTAAATTGCTGCTTCCGAAACCGCCTGTTATGGATTATGAAATGGATGAGTACTTCGACGATGACTACGATCCTCGTGCTGAGCTTGTTCAGAAGCTGGTAGAATATCGTAAATATAAGGGTATAGCAGAGCATTTGCGAGAAAAGGAATTGGAGCGCAGCTTGATTTATTCCCGGGAACCGGAGGATCTCTCTCCCTTTATTCCCGACATTAAAGAGAACCCGGTTAAGGGGCTTCATGTTACGGATCTCATGATTGCCTTTCAGCGCGCGTTGAAGAAAGCTGCGGCGCAGCATTCCGTTGCCCGAATCCGAAGAGATGAAATATCGGTGAAAGACCGGATGAAGGATGTTGTTAATTGGCTGCGCGAGCGTGGGGGAAAGCTGTTGTTTTCGAAGCTGTTCGCAAGAGAGATGGGACGCGAAGAAATTGTTGTTACCTTTCTGGCTCTGCTTGAGCTTATGAAGATGAAGCAAATTTCTTGTTATCAGAACAAATTATTCGACGACATCGTGATCCATTCGAAAGCGAATCGTGAAGAAACGGAGGACCTGGATGGAATCGATGAATTATCAACAGCTGAAATCGATTATTGA
- the ribH gene encoding 6,7-dimethyl-8-ribityllumazine synthase: MNKVYEGHLISEGLRYGIVVGRFNEFITGKLLSGAIDAFKRHGAKDEEVEIAWVPGAFEIPFIAQKMAESGKYDAVITLGAVIRGSTPHFDYVCNEVAKGVSAISLKTGVPTIFGVLTTDSIEQAIERAGTKAGNKGWEAAATAIEMANLTKSFQ, translated from the coding sequence ATGAATAAAGTTTATGAGGGACATTTAATTTCAGAAGGTTTACGTTACGGGATCGTCGTAGGACGGTTTAACGAGTTCATTACAGGCAAATTGCTTTCCGGAGCTATAGATGCCTTTAAACGTCACGGAGCCAAAGATGAGGAAGTTGAAATCGCGTGGGTACCGGGCGCATTTGAAATCCCCTTCATTGCTCAGAAAATGGCTGAGAGCGGTAAGTATGATGCCGTTATTACGTTGGGCGCCGTAATTCGGGGGTCCACACCTCATTTTGACTACGTATGTAATGAAGTGGCTAAAGGCGTATCTGCAATCTCGTTGAAAACCGGCGTACCTACCATTTTCGGTGTGTTGACTACAGATTCCATCGAGCAAGCTATCGAGCGAGCAGGCACCAAAGCCGGTAACAAAGGTTGGGAAGCCGCCGCGACAGCTATTGAAATGGCCAATTTGACAAAGTCCTTTCAATAA
- a CDS encoding bifunctional 3,4-dihydroxy-2-butanone-4-phosphate synthase/GTP cyclohydrolase II, whose amino-acid sequence MSIEIKLDHIEDALADLKLGKTVIVVDDEDRENEGDFIALADKATPEVINFMITEGRGLVCVPIEEERARALELPPMVARNTDYHGTAFTVSVDHMDTTTGISAHERSRTIQALIDLETKAMDFRRPGHIFPLVAKKGGVLRRAGHTEAAVDLAKLCGSYPAGVICEVIKEDGTMARLPDLQQIALKHNLKLISIEDLIRYRNQQENLVQREVEVKMPTEFGVFKAVAYTNDVDNKEHVALVKGEIDSSQPTLVRVHSECLTGDVFHSHRCDCGPQLEAALRQIDSEGSGVLLYMRQEGRGIGLINKLKAYKLQEEGLDTVEANQKLGFAPDLRDYGIGAQILKDLGVSQIKLLTNNPKKIRGLEGYGLEVVERVPIQMIANESNTGYLHTKKSKLGHLLNFDAKDEDNE is encoded by the coding sequence ATGTCTATCGAAATTAAGCTAGATCACATTGAGGATGCGCTTGCCGATTTGAAGTTGGGAAAGACCGTAATCGTTGTGGATGATGAAGACCGCGAGAATGAAGGCGACTTTATCGCACTGGCCGATAAAGCGACGCCTGAGGTCATTAATTTCATGATTACGGAAGGCAGGGGCTTAGTGTGTGTTCCTATTGAAGAGGAGCGGGCCAGAGCGTTGGAATTACCTCCCATGGTCGCGCGAAACACGGACTATCACGGTACAGCTTTTACCGTTTCTGTAGATCATATGGACACGACAACGGGTATTTCCGCACACGAACGTTCCCGAACGATTCAAGCGTTAATTGATTTGGAGACGAAGGCTATGGATTTCCGCAGACCCGGCCACATCTTTCCTTTGGTCGCTAAGAAAGGCGGTGTTCTGCGCAGGGCGGGACATACGGAAGCTGCCGTAGATTTAGCTAAACTTTGCGGTTCCTATCCCGCGGGAGTTATCTGCGAAGTCATAAAGGAAGATGGTACAATGGCTCGGCTCCCGGATCTTCAACAGATTGCGCTTAAGCATAACTTAAAGCTGATTTCTATTGAAGATCTCATACGTTACCGAAATCAACAAGAGAACTTGGTTCAGCGTGAAGTGGAAGTGAAGATGCCGACGGAGTTTGGCGTGTTCAAGGCGGTAGCATACACCAACGATGTGGACAATAAGGAGCATGTTGCCCTTGTGAAAGGCGAGATCGATTCTTCACAACCGACATTGGTCAGGGTGCATTCCGAATGCCTGACAGGGGATGTATTTCACTCCCATCGTTGTGATTGCGGACCCCAATTGGAAGCGGCGTTGAGACAAATCGATAGTGAAGGCTCAGGCGTCCTGCTTTATATGCGTCAAGAGGGAAGAGGAATAGGCTTGATTAATAAACTGAAAGCCTATAAGCTTCAGGAAGAAGGCTTGGACACGGTAGAAGCGAATCAGAAGCTGGGCTTCGCGCCGGATTTAAGGGATTATGGAATCGGAGCGCAAATCCTCAAGGATTTGGGCGTAAGCCAGATTAAATTGTTGACGAATAATCCGAAGAAAATTCGCGGGCTGGAAGGCTACGGACTTGAAGTGGTGGAACGCGTGCCAATCCAGATGATTGCGAATGAAAGCAACACAGGCTATTTGCACACCAAGAAATCGAAGCTTGGCCATTTATTAAACTTTGACGCAAAGGATGAGGACAATGAATAA
- the ribE gene encoding riboflavin synthase translates to MFTGLVEEMGHLKGISRKGEAMVISIGANKVLEKVALGDSIAVNGVCLTVTSFRSNEFSVDVMPETFKHTNLSLLASGSKVNLERAMKADGRFGGHIVQGHVDTYGTITERIHNANAVVFTIRPEDSDVFKYIIPRGSITVDGISLTVTTANQDTFAVSIIPHTLAETVLQDKRPGETVNIECDLLGKYVEHLLHFGRAKNMPVDRKAKAQSNLTTAFLADNGFL, encoded by the coding sequence TTGTTTACAGGCTTGGTTGAAGAGATGGGGCATTTGAAAGGCATCTCCCGCAAAGGAGAGGCGATGGTAATCTCAATTGGCGCAAACAAAGTATTGGAAAAAGTTGCGCTGGGCGACAGTATCGCGGTTAACGGGGTTTGTCTGACCGTCACCTCCTTCCGTTCCAACGAATTTAGCGTGGACGTCATGCCGGAAACCTTCAAGCATACGAACCTAAGCTTACTGGCTTCAGGCAGCAAGGTGAATCTGGAGAGGGCGATGAAAGCGGACGGGCGCTTCGGCGGTCATATTGTGCAAGGTCATGTGGATACGTACGGCACCATAACCGAAAGAATCCATAACGCGAATGCCGTTGTGTTTACAATTCGCCCAGAGGATTCGGACGTTTTCAAATACATTATTCCAAGGGGAAGCATCACGGTGGACGGTATTTCCCTCACAGTTACAACGGCCAATCAAGATACTTTCGCGGTTTCGATTATTCCTCATACGTTAGCGGAAACCGTGCTTCAGGATAAACGGCCGGGGGAAACGGTCAATATCGAATGTGATTTGTTAGGCAAATATGTTGAGCATTTATTACACTTTGGCCGTGCCAAAAACATGCCGGTTGACCGTAAAGCTAAAGCTCAAAGCAACCTGACTACAGCTTTTCTGGCTGATAACGGGTTCCTATGA
- the ribD gene encoding bifunctional diaminohydroxyphosphoribosylaminopyrimidine deaminase/5-amino-6-(5-phosphoribosylamino)uracil reductase RibD, translating into MDTLNDEFYMKLAVQMAASAQGQTGVNPVVGCVLVKDGRVVGMGAHLQMGTAHAEVHALDMAGALAEGATAYVTLEPCSHHGRTPPCAERLIADRVKRVVIATTDPNPLVAGRGVELLRAHGVQVDVGVMEAEARELNEAFNKYIVTRMPFVTLKTASTLDGKIATRTGQSKWISGEASREAVHTLRHRHQAIMVGATTVALDDPQLTTRLPVPGLHPIRVVVDSTLRIPLDARVVTDGLAPTIVLTTERAAPAKAAALAARGVTVLRCGDAPRVDLALAMRALSEREIGSVLLEGGGQLNGAMLSARLVDKIVMFIAPKIVGGASAPGSFSFEGYDSMDEAVVLDRVAMKPYGEDLCLSGYPRYAERASVTSKEVE; encoded by the coding sequence ATGGATACTTTAAATGATGAATTCTATATGAAGCTGGCTGTGCAGATGGCGGCGTCCGCTCAAGGCCAAACGGGAGTCAATCCCGTAGTCGGCTGCGTCCTTGTTAAGGATGGCCGAGTAGTCGGGATGGGCGCCCATCTTCAGATGGGTACCGCGCACGCGGAAGTGCATGCTTTGGATATGGCCGGCGCGCTGGCCGAGGGGGCCACAGCGTATGTAACACTGGAGCCGTGCAGCCACCACGGCCGCACCCCGCCGTGTGCGGAGCGCCTGATCGCGGATCGTGTCAAGCGGGTCGTCATCGCCACAACGGATCCGAATCCGCTCGTTGCCGGACGCGGTGTGGAGCTGCTTAGAGCGCATGGCGTGCAAGTGGATGTAGGCGTTATGGAAGCGGAGGCGCGCGAGTTGAACGAAGCGTTCAACAAGTACATCGTGACGCGCATGCCGTTCGTCACGCTGAAGACCGCGTCCACGCTGGACGGCAAGATCGCCACGCGCACCGGGCAGAGCAAATGGATCAGCGGCGAAGCCAGCCGGGAGGCGGTTCACACGCTGCGTCATCGTCATCAGGCCATCATGGTCGGAGCGACCACGGTGGCCCTTGACGATCCGCAGCTGACGACCCGCCTGCCCGTTCCGGGGCTGCACCCGATCCGCGTCGTCGTCGACTCCACCCTTCGCATCCCGTTGGATGCGAGGGTGGTGACCGACGGCCTGGCGCCGACGATCGTGCTCACCACGGAACGGGCAGCCCCTGCGAAGGCCGCTGCCCTTGCCGCGCGGGGCGTCACCGTGCTTCGCTGCGGCGACGCCCCGCGGGTGGATCTCGCGCTCGCGATGCGAGCCTTAAGCGAGCGCGAGATCGGGTCTGTCCTCCTGGAAGGCGGAGGACAGTTGAACGGCGCGATGTTGTCAGCCCGGCTGGTCGACAAGATCGTCATGTTCATAGCCCCGAAGATCGTCGGCGGCGCTTCCGCGCCCGGCAGTTTCTCCTTCGAGGGCTATGATTCCATGGACGAGGCGGTCGTTCTGGACCGCGTCGCCATGAAACCGTACGGGGAGGATCTGTGTTTATCCGGATATCCCCGGTACGCTGAACGGGCATCCGTAACATCGAAGGAGGTGGAGTGA
- a CDS encoding peptidylprolyl isomerase gives MKKKGSIKLKNGGEVVIEFYPEEAPNTVNNFETLANSGFYNGLTFHRVIKGFVAQGGCPNGTGAGGPGYTIKCEVKTNTSKHERGTLSMAHAGRDTGGSQFFICYEPQPHLDGNHTVFGKVISGMELIDAAKQGDIMEEVKVWNEEE, from the coding sequence ATGAAGAAAAAAGGATCCATTAAATTAAAAAACGGCGGCGAAGTCGTTATCGAGTTTTATCCGGAAGAAGCGCCAAACACGGTGAATAACTTCGAAACGCTTGCCAACAGCGGTTTTTACAACGGTCTAACTTTTCACCGTGTGATCAAAGGATTCGTAGCTCAGGGCGGTTGCCCGAACGGTACAGGCGCCGGCGGCCCCGGATACACGATCAAATGTGAAGTGAAAACAAACACTAGCAAGCATGAGCGCGGTACGCTCTCCATGGCGCATGCGGGACGCGATACAGGCGGAAGCCAGTTCTTTATCTGCTACGAGCCTCAACCTCACTTGGACGGGAACCACACCGTTTTCGGTAAAGTAATCAGCGGCATGGAGCTTATTGATGCGGCTAAACAAGGCGACATCATGGAAGAAGTTAAAGTTTGGAACGAAGAAGAGTAA
- a CDS encoding phosphotransferase family protein: protein MTLDVTKVETWLSNSTGLQRSIVQVTPLLGGISTAMYQLDLSEGAPIVIRQFTNKAWLEEEPELARHEADSLRSAARSKITAPAIIAYDGDGTACGLPTVAMTHLSGKVELHPQNMESWLQGLADTLAKLHSSTEVTTDWTYYRYRKGTGIEPDWSWSSVPDIWTQALARIQLPPPPTRTGFIHRDYHPNNVLWHNGQVTGVVDWVNACNGPLAADTGHCRINLALLYGVKEADRFLHYYREFMGKDDPYHPYWDLVSLGDGVEGPPQVYKGWTDLGLTGLSNQLMAERLDQYLVSVIKRMRI from the coding sequence TTGACTCTGGACGTAACAAAAGTAGAAACATGGCTTTCAAATTCAACTGGCTTACAACGATCTATAGTTCAGGTTACCCCGTTGCTTGGCGGTATATCTACAGCGATGTATCAATTGGACTTGTCTGAAGGAGCACCGATCGTTATCCGTCAGTTTACGAATAAGGCTTGGTTGGAAGAGGAGCCGGAACTGGCGAGACATGAAGCAGACAGCCTTAGAAGTGCCGCCAGAAGCAAGATTACGGCACCCGCAATCATTGCATATGACGGAGACGGCACCGCATGCGGCTTGCCGACAGTGGCTATGACGCATCTTTCAGGTAAGGTTGAGCTACATCCGCAGAATATGGAATCTTGGTTGCAGGGACTGGCTGACACGTTAGCGAAGCTGCACAGCAGCACGGAGGTTACGACGGATTGGACCTACTATCGCTATCGGAAGGGGACTGGGATTGAACCCGACTGGAGCTGGTCCTCCGTACCGGATATATGGACTCAGGCTCTAGCGAGGATTCAGTTGCCTCCACCGCCTACCCGAACAGGATTTATTCATAGGGATTATCACCCGAACAATGTGCTATGGCACAATGGACAAGTCACAGGGGTAGTTGATTGGGTCAATGCCTGCAACGGACCTCTGGCTGCCGACACCGGGCATTGCCGCATTAATCTGGCATTGTTATACGGCGTGAAAGAGGCGGATCGATTTCTACACTATTACAGGGAATTCATGGGAAAGGATGACCCCTATCACCCTTATTGGGATCTGGTCTCATTGGGTGATGGGGTAGAGGGACCTCCGCAGGTTTATAAGGGTTGGACGGACTTGGGATTGACGGGACTCAGCAATCAACTCATGGCGGAGAGGCTGGATCAGTATCTGGTCAGTGTCATAAAACGAATGCGGATTTGA
- the lysA gene encoding diaminopimelate decarboxylase, which translates to MFLHGTSTINDKGHLEIGGCDVQQLAETHGTPLYIVDEQLVRQRCREYVEAFRASGLQFQVAYASKAFCVMAMCRIAEEEDMSLDVVSDGELFTALQAGFPAARIHFHGNNKTPEEMEMAIDAKIGCFVVDNLIELHMLNAIAADKGETVKVLLRITPGVEAHTHEYISTGQTDSKFGFDLGNGSAYTAIQQASSLSHIELLGVHSHIGSQIFEVEGFTMAVEKVSAFAVQIRQELNVTFKVINLGGGFGIRYTEGDTPLLVAQYVKAITDGIKSYFGEASYPIPEIWVEPGRSIVGEAGTTLYTVGTSKHIPGVRKYIAVDGGMTDNPRFALYESKYEAMLANRANEKATETVTVAGKCCESGDKLIIDLELPEAKTGDLLAVSCTGAYNYAMASNYNRIRKPAVVFVKDGASDVVVKRESLDNIVGLDVIPERMKKQAVTL; encoded by the coding sequence ATGTTTTTACACGGAACCAGCACTATTAACGACAAAGGACACCTTGAAATCGGCGGCTGCGATGTTCAGCAGCTTGCTGAAACACACGGTACACCTCTTTATATTGTAGATGAGCAGTTGGTACGCCAAAGATGCCGCGAGTATGTGGAAGCGTTCCGTGCCTCGGGATTGCAATTCCAGGTCGCCTATGCGAGCAAAGCGTTCTGCGTGATGGCCATGTGCCGGATTGCGGAAGAGGAAGACATGTCGCTCGACGTCGTTTCCGACGGTGAACTGTTTACGGCTTTACAAGCCGGATTTCCCGCGGCCCGAATCCATTTTCACGGCAACAACAAGACGCCTGAGGAAATGGAGATGGCGATTGACGCGAAGATCGGTTGTTTTGTAGTTGATAATCTGATTGAACTACATATGCTGAATGCCATTGCCGCTGACAAGGGGGAAACGGTGAAAGTTCTTCTTCGGATTACCCCCGGCGTTGAGGCGCATACGCATGAGTATATCTCCACCGGTCAGACAGATTCGAAATTCGGTTTCGACTTGGGGAACGGATCGGCTTACACAGCTATTCAACAAGCTTCTTCCCTAAGCCACATTGAGCTGCTGGGCGTTCACTCTCATATCGGTTCACAGATCTTCGAAGTGGAAGGCTTCACAATGGCGGTAGAGAAAGTGTCCGCATTCGCTGTACAGATTCGTCAAGAGCTGAATGTCACTTTCAAAGTAATCAACCTCGGGGGCGGCTTCGGTATTCGTTACACGGAGGGTGATACACCTCTGTTAGTCGCTCAGTATGTTAAGGCGATTACAGACGGCATCAAATCGTACTTCGGAGAAGCAAGCTATCCGATTCCTGAAATTTGGGTAGAGCCGGGCCGCAGCATTGTAGGTGAAGCAGGTACGACGCTTTACACGGTTGGCACATCCAAGCACATCCCGGGTGTGCGTAAATATATCGCGGTGGACGGCGGCATGACCGACAACCCGAGATTCGCTCTATACGAATCCAAGTACGAAGCGATGTTGGCGAACCGCGCTAACGAGAAAGCTACGGAAACGGTAACTGTAGCGGGCAAATGCTGTGAGAGCGGAGATAAACTTATTATTGATTTGGAGTTGCCTGAGGCGAAGACCGGCGATTTGCTCGCTGTTTCTTGCACAGGGGCATATAACTACGCGATGGCGAGCAACTACAACCGGATCCGTAAGCCGGCGGTCGTGTTTGTTAAGGACGGAGCGTCGGATGTAGTCGTGAAACGGGAGTCTCTGGACAACATCGTAGGACTGGACGTTATTCCCGAACGGATGAAGAAACAAGCTGTTACATTATAA
- a CDS encoding stage V sporulation protein AB gives MTLVELGRSLFVILLGLAGGIAVGSGTVAFLIVLDIIPRLAQLTRSYHQSQWMEAAVISGSVLWSFADFFDWKLGASPLLLTVVGLFTGVFVGLLAAALTEVLNVLPILAKRLRMMHYMVWLLMAMVFGKIFGSLFDWLIYHQ, from the coding sequence ATGACGTTGGTTGAACTGGGAAGGTCCCTGTTTGTCATCCTCCTGGGATTGGCGGGGGGAATCGCGGTGGGAAGCGGCACAGTAGCCTTTCTTATCGTGCTCGATATTATTCCACGGCTGGCGCAGCTTACCCGTTCCTATCATCAATCGCAATGGATGGAAGCGGCCGTTATCAGCGGGTCGGTGTTGTGGAGTTTTGCGGATTTTTTTGACTGGAAACTGGGAGCCTCGCCTTTGCTGTTAACGGTCGTCGGATTGTTTACAGGGGTATTTGTCGGGCTCTTGGCGGCGGCATTGACGGAAGTGCTGAATGTGTTGCCGATTTTGGCGAAAAGGCTTCGAATGATGCACTATATGGTCTGGTTGTTGATGGCGATGGTTTTCGGCAAAATCTTCGGCTCGCTGTTTGACTGGCTCATCTATCACCAATGA
- a CDS encoding stage V sporulation protein AA, with protein sequence MQATLPPTLYLRLRRRIRMLKGKPIRLGDIAQLLVDPELEELICNIILCTPSDKEGNLVLIDMLLVVSKVKAIQPRMQIEYYGEPHVLVELYTKQKPPNLFLFALVWVLLFFGSALAIMNFHADVSMMEVHQRIAELVTGKRAEHPYLLQIPYSLGIGVGMIIFFNHLFKRKLNEEPNPLEVEMFSYQESIHQFVVTEEYRKMNPPEDSP encoded by the coding sequence ATGCAAGCCACACTCCCTCCAACGTTATACCTGCGACTGCGCAGGCGAATCCGGATGCTCAAGGGCAAACCTATTCGTCTTGGTGACATAGCGCAACTGTTGGTCGATCCGGAACTGGAAGAGTTAATCTGCAATATTATCCTGTGCACGCCATCCGACAAAGAAGGCAACCTCGTCCTCATCGATATGCTGCTCGTCGTAAGCAAGGTAAAAGCGATTCAACCCCGTATGCAGATCGAATATTACGGTGAACCTCATGTCCTCGTGGAGCTGTATACGAAACAAAAGCCTCCGAATTTGTTCTTATTTGCTTTAGTGTGGGTGCTGCTGTTCTTTGGTTCCGCCTTGGCGATTATGAACTTCCATGCGGACGTGTCCATGATGGAGGTTCACCAGAGGATTGCGGAGTTGGTGACGGGCAAACGAGCAGAACACCCATATCTGCTGCAGATTCCGTATTCGCTGGGCATCGGTGTGGGCATGATTATTTTCTTTAACCATCTGTTCAAAAGAAAGCTCAATGAAGAACCCAATCCGTTGGAAGTGGAGATGTTCTCTTATCAAGAAAGTATTCACCAATTCGTGGTAACCGAGGAATACCGGAAGATGAATCCGCCGGAGGATTCGCCATGA